GGTGCCATTGGAAGCACCCTCTATGGGTGGCAGTCATCCGCGTCGGATGCGCAGGAAGGAAATGCATGAACACAAAATTTGATGAGCACGGCAAGGATGGAGTCCGTCAGAACCTCTTGCAAGGCGAGACGGTACCGAATGACCTTGCCGATGTGCGCCGCCTCCAGGGGCGCGTGGCATTGCTCGAGAGACTGCTTGACGATGCGTTGCGCGACGGTGACTCGATCGCGAAATTGAACAACCGGATTTTGCAACTGGAAGTTGAAAATACGGCGTTGCGCAGTTCGACCTCGTGGCGGGTCACGGCGCCGCTGCGCTCCGTTTCCCGTGTCGTGCTCGCGGTGCGCCTCGCCTTCAGTACCATCGGCCGTCAAGCCGAGGTCAGAGGCGGGCTGGGCAGCGCGTTGAGCTATTACGCGTCGGTGATCCGGCGTGAAGGTTTGCCCGGCGTCACGGCGCGCGTACGCCGGCTGAAGAGCGGCCGCGGATTCGCCGACGGCCCACCGCGCGACGAGGTCTACCACGAGTGGATCAACACGTACGACACCGTCACGCCTGCGAGGCGACATGAAATCGAAGTGGAAATCGCCCGGTTGGCGCGCAAGCCGCTGATCTCGGTCGTCGTGCCTGTGTTCAACAGCGACGAACGTCTGCTGCGCGAAATGATCGCCTCGGTTCAGGCGCAGATCTATCCGCACTGGGAGCTGTGCATCGCCGACGACGCCTCGACCCAGCCGCACGTCAAGGCCGTGCTGCAGGAGTTCGCCGCCGCCGACAGCCGCATCAAGGTGGTATTTCGCGAGACGAACGGTCACATATCCGAAGCGAGCAATAGCGCGCTCGCGCTTGCAACGGGCGAATACGTGGCCTTGCTGGATCACGACGACCTGCTGCCGCCGCACGCGCTGTATATGGTGGCGCGATACGTCAATCGGCATCCGCAAGGCCGGATGTTTTACAGCGACGAAGACAAGCTCACCCTGGAGGGCAAGCGAACCACGCCTTATTTCAAGTGCGACTGGAATCCGCAAATGTTCCTCACGCAGAACATGTTTTCGCATCTGGGCGTGTTCGAGACGAAGCTGGTTCGAGAGGCGGGAGGGTTCAGGAAGGGCTTCGAAGGCAGCCAGGATTACGACCTCGCATTGCGTTGTGTGGAGCTTGCCGGCGACGACAGTGTGATCCACATTCCGCATGTGCTGTATCACTGGCGTATCGTGCCCGGCAGCACGGCGGGCAGCGGCAGCGAGAAGCCTTATGCGCTGGTTGCCGCCATTCGCGCGCTGGAAGAGCACTTGAAGCGCGCGAACATCAGCGCGACGGTCGAGCATCCGATCGAAACACTCGGCGTGCTGCGCGTGCGCTATACGTTGCCGAGTCCGCAACCCAAAGTGTCGATCATCATTCCCACCCGCGACGGACTCGCGCTGCTCAAGCAATGTGTGGACAGTATTTTCACGAGCACGCTTTACCAGAATTTCGAAATCATCATCGTCGACAACGGAAGCGTGAGGCCGGAGACGCTGAGATATTTCGATGAGATAACGCAGCGTTCCAATGTGCGCGTTTTGCGCGATGAATCGCCGTTCAATTTCTCCGCGCTGAATAATCATGCGGCCCGCGTGGCGACCGGCGAATATCTGTGTCTGCTGAATAACGATATCGAGGTTATCGCGCCGGACTGGTTGAATGAAATGGTCAGCCTTGCCGCGCTGCCGCGCGCCGGGGCCGTGGGCGCTTGCCTGTGGTATCCGAATGATGCATTGCAGCACGGCGGCGTGGTGATCGGTCTTGGCGGCATTGCCGGCCACATGCATCACATGATGAAGCGTGGGCATTACGGTTATTTCGGCCGCGCGGTCGCGACGCAGAATCTGTCGGCCGTGACTGCTGCGTGCCTCGTCGTGAAAAAGTCTGTCTACGACGAAGTTGGCGGTCTGGAAGAAGAGCTGGCGGTCGCCTTCAACGACGTGGACTTCTGCATGAAGCTGCTCAAGGCGGGCTACCGCAACATCTGGACGCCGTATGCGGAGTTGTACCACCACGAATCGGCATCTCGCGGCTCGGATCTCGACCCTGAAAGATACGAACGTTTCGTGAGCGAAATTCGCCGCATGGAGGCACGTTGGGAGGGCTGGTTCGAACGGGATCCTGCCTACAATCCTAATCTGTCGCTCAGTTGCGAAGTCCTGCCGTTCACGCTTGCGTCCCCGCCGCGTATCGGTCAGTTCGAATAGCGGTGCGGCGCGCGGCCAGAGCCTGATTTGACTGGGTTCAGTCCGCTACGGCAGAATGCCGGGTTAAGATGACGGCGGCTGTATCCAGAAATATTCATTACGTTCCGGCGCACAGGCAGACACGCCGCCGGAATTTTTAGCACCGTTTGCATCGATTTGACAATCGAAGCGCGAACGGTTTGTCGGAATCTATCAATGCAAATTTCAGTTTTGCGGCACCGGTCGCTTTTGTGGGATTTTGTCCGGCGTGACCTTGCGACTAAATTCCGCGGTTCGGCGCTTGGCTCCGTCTGGATGCTCGTTACGCCAATCCTCACTTTGCTGGTCTATTTCTTCGTTTTTAGCGTGGTGTTTAAGGCGCGCTGGTCGGGCGGCGGCTTAAACAGTAAGGCCTCCGCACTGATTCTTTTCAGCGGGCTGATTACTTACACGTTCTTTTCCGAGTGCTTTCTGCGCGCGCCGATGCTGATGCGGGAGAATCCGAACTTTATCAAAAAGGTCGTGTTCCCGCTCGAAGTATTGCCGCTTGCCATCACTTTGTCCGCGGTCGTGAACGCTGCGATCGGCTACGGTCTTCTGCTTCTGTTCAACCTGGTGTTCGTCGGTTTGCCGCCGCTTTCCGCCATCGCGCTGCCAGTCGTTCTGCTGCCGATGTTTTTCGCCGTGCTGGGTGTGACTTATCTGCTGGCGTCGCTCGGCGTGTATCTGCCCGATATCAAGCTGCTGGTCCCGCCAGTCTCGATGGCGATCATGTATCTGAGCCCGGTCTTCTATCCGCTCGATATGGTGCCGCAAATCCTGCGATTCGCGGTCGCGATGAATCCTTTTACGCCGGTACTGGAAAACGTTCGGCACGTATTTTTCTTCGGCGAATGGCCGGATCCGCTGGGAATGATTATTCAGCTCGCGGTGTCGATTGCTTTTTTAAGCGCATGCTACTGGTTTTTCATGAAATCAAAAAAGGGATTTCCTGATGTGCTTTAAGCGTTTCGTCAAAAAGGTATAAGTCGAATTAACATCGGCAGGCATTGGATTAAATATAAATGAATAGCAAGAAGGCGCGTGTTGGTATCGTTGTCGTAACCTTCAACTCATCGGAGGTGTTCGCGCTTGCGATCGAGAGTCTCATCAAGACCCGAAGCGATACGGAATTCGTCGTGGCCGCGATCGACAACGCATCCCGGCCGGCCGAGCGTGCCGCCGTGCAAGCCACGTTCGATAACGCCGTCGCACAGCATGGCTTGCAAGGTCAGTTTTTTCAGCAGGATAAAAACCTCGGATTCTCCGGGGGAAATAACATTGGTATCGAGTACTGTCTGTCGGACCCGGCAATTACGCATATCTGCCTGCTCAACAGCGACGTGATTGTCACCGACCATTGGCTCGATTACCTCGTCGCGGCCGATAAGGATGCGATTGGGCCGCTGACCAATGCGTCGAATAATGAGCAGGGAATCCCCATTCCTTATCAGCTCGGCGACCGCAACAGGCTGGCCGAGGGCAGCGCCGTGCTCGATATGCCGGCGCTCACCGAGTTTGCGATTCGCCGGCGTGAAGGCTGGCTGGGTTTGACGGTCGACAGCGACTTCCTGAGCTACTACTGTGTCCTGTTTTCCCGCAAGCTGATCGAACGCGTGGGCACGCTCGACGAGCGCTTCTTTCCGGGCGCGTACGAAGACGACGATCATTGCGTGCGCATTCTCGAAAGCGGCTTCACGATGCATGTGGCTCGCGACGTCTATATCCACCACTGGGGATCGGCGTCGTTCGGCAAGCTGGATGTCGTCGAGGCGCAAGGATTCGCGGCGCAGAACCGCAAACGTTTCGAAGAGAAGCATGGCCGCGCATGGCAGGACCGCACGCGCTTGTCCGTGACTGCCTGGATGCAGGATTCGTTGTTTGCGATTGCCTCGCCGAAGCGCTTTCCGATTCACCTTGAAACGCATCGCCTGTACGCCACGCAAATGCGCATGCTCGTGGAAGGCCTCGAGGCCCATTC
This genomic stretch from Paraburkholderia dioscoreae harbors:
- a CDS encoding glycosyltransferase family 2 protein; the protein is MNTKFDEHGKDGVRQNLLQGETVPNDLADVRRLQGRVALLERLLDDALRDGDSIAKLNNRILQLEVENTALRSSTSWRVTAPLRSVSRVVLAVRLAFSTIGRQAEVRGGLGSALSYYASVIRREGLPGVTARVRRLKSGRGFADGPPRDEVYHEWINTYDTVTPARRHEIEVEIARLARKPLISVVVPVFNSDERLLREMIASVQAQIYPHWELCIADDASTQPHVKAVLQEFAAADSRIKVVFRETNGHISEASNSALALATGEYVALLDHDDLLPPHALYMVARYVNRHPQGRMFYSDEDKLTLEGKRTTPYFKCDWNPQMFLTQNMFSHLGVFETKLVREAGGFRKGFEGSQDYDLALRCVELAGDDSVIHIPHVLYHWRIVPGSTAGSGSEKPYALVAAIRALEEHLKRANISATVEHPIETLGVLRVRYTLPSPQPKVSIIIPTRDGLALLKQCVDSIFTSTLYQNFEIIIVDNGSVRPETLRYFDEITQRSNVRVLRDESPFNFSALNNHAARVATGEYLCLLNNDIEVIAPDWLNEMVSLAALPRAGAVGACLWYPNDALQHGGVVIGLGGIAGHMHHMMKRGHYGYFGRAVATQNLSAVTAACLVVKKSVYDEVGGLEEELAVAFNDVDFCMKLLKAGYRNIWTPYAELYHHESASRGSDLDPERYERFVSEIRRMEARWEGWFERDPAYNPNLSLSCEVLPFTLASPPRIGQFE
- a CDS encoding ABC transporter permease, with product MQISVLRHRSLLWDFVRRDLATKFRGSALGSVWMLVTPILTLLVYFFVFSVVFKARWSGGGLNSKASALILFSGLITYTFFSECFLRAPMLMRENPNFIKKVVFPLEVLPLAITLSAVVNAAIGYGLLLLFNLVFVGLPPLSAIALPVVLLPMFFAVLGVTYLLASLGVYLPDIKLLVPPVSMAIMYLSPVFYPLDMVPQILRFAVAMNPFTPVLENVRHVFFFGEWPDPLGMIIQLAVSIAFLSACYWFFMKSKKGFPDVL